One region of Micromonospora ureilytica genomic DNA includes:
- a CDS encoding low temperature requirement protein A, whose translation MHLAEPEPGSPRASGPPVRDPEAPRRVTLLELFFDLVYVVALALISRGMVDQLDWHRAAEALIMLAAVWWTWTITTLVTDLYNPERTEIKLLISAVMFGALLMTTAIPKAFDDRGLVFAGTYVAIHLGRGLFLMPAVRREPQTQRRAARIFIWFAVSAIPWLIGAFVSGDARIACWATALAIDYVGFRLAYPVPGLGVVPERQRNVTAEHLSERYQQFFIIALGDAILTIGTMFSMEHNEGENIGAFAVAFLTTLLLWRIYVHKSGELLPTAIQAAKSPSKFLFSAPYTHLLMIAGVVTTAAGFHLVLHEPTGRTPPAWLAVILGGPALFLAGRASFEYEVFSRVSWSRPGGVLVLLTIAPGLLYLAPVFASLGGLLVLAGVAYADFRRSHGKPPEAPAPPH comes from the coding sequence GTGCATCTCGCCGAGCCGGAGCCCGGGTCGCCGCGGGCCAGCGGTCCGCCGGTGCGCGACCCGGAGGCCCCGCGCCGGGTCACCCTCCTCGAACTCTTCTTCGACCTGGTGTACGTGGTCGCGCTGGCGCTCATCTCCCGGGGAATGGTCGACCAGCTCGACTGGCACCGAGCCGCCGAGGCACTGATCATGCTGGCCGCCGTCTGGTGGACCTGGACGATCACCACCCTGGTCACCGACCTCTACAACCCGGAACGCACCGAGATCAAGCTGCTGATCAGCGCCGTGATGTTCGGCGCGCTGCTGATGACCACGGCGATCCCGAAGGCGTTCGACGATCGAGGGCTCGTCTTCGCCGGCACGTACGTGGCGATCCACCTGGGACGTGGGCTGTTCCTGATGCCGGCGGTACGCCGCGAACCGCAGACCCAGCGCCGGGCGGCCCGCATCTTCATCTGGTTCGCGGTGTCGGCGATCCCGTGGCTCATCGGCGCATTCGTCAGCGGGGACGCCCGGATCGCGTGCTGGGCCACCGCGCTCGCCATCGACTACGTCGGCTTCCGGCTCGCGTACCCGGTGCCGGGGCTCGGAGTGGTGCCCGAGCGGCAGCGAAACGTCACCGCGGAGCATCTCTCCGAGCGCTACCAGCAGTTCTTCATCATCGCGCTCGGCGACGCCATCCTGACGATCGGCACCATGTTCAGCATGGAACACAACGAGGGCGAGAACATCGGGGCGTTCGCGGTGGCGTTCCTGACCACGCTGCTGCTCTGGCGGATCTACGTGCACAAGTCCGGCGAGCTGCTGCCGACCGCCATCCAGGCCGCCAAGTCACCCAGCAAGTTCCTGTTCAGCGCCCCGTACACCCATCTGTTGATGATCGCCGGTGTGGTCACCACGGCGGCCGGCTTCCACCTGGTGTTGCACGAGCCGACCGGGCGCACGCCGCCGGCCTGGCTGGCGGTGATCCTCGGCGGCCCGGCGCTGTTCCTGGCCGGCCGGGCCTCCTTCGAGTACGAGGTGTTCAGCCGGGTGTCCTGGTCCCGACCCGGCGGGGTGCTGGTGCTGCTGACCATCGCCCCCGGCCTGCTGTACCTGGCCCCGGTGTTCGCCTCCCTCGGCGGGCTGCTGGTGCTGGCCGGCGTGGCCTACGCGGACTTCCGGCGTAGCCACGGCAAGCCGCCGGAGGCTCCCGCACCGCCGCACTGA
- a CDS encoding 5'-3' exonuclease, producing MAHRPPILLIDAASLYFRAYFGIPESVAKADDGTPVNAVRGFLDMLATLIRVRGADRMVCALDYDWRPAWRVDLLPSYKAHRVAPEGGEVVPDTLSPQVPMILEVLAAVGITAVGATGYEADDVLGTLSVTQPGPVEVVSGDRDLFQLVDDARPVRLLYVGRGVAKLDDCDDAAVRARYGVPADRYADFAALRGDPSDGLPGVAGVGDKTAARLIERYGSIAGILAALDDSDSSFAPGLRAKLVAARDYLGVAPTVVRVALDVPLPELPTALPTAPADPDRLLELAQRWNLAGSARRLVDALAAPRGQEIHSTSPQPG from the coding sequence GTGGCACACCGACCCCCGATCCTGCTGATCGACGCAGCCAGCCTCTACTTCCGGGCCTACTTCGGCATTCCGGAGTCCGTCGCCAAGGCCGACGACGGCACCCCGGTCAACGCGGTGCGCGGTTTCCTCGACATGCTCGCCACCCTGATCCGGGTGCGGGGCGCCGACCGGATGGTCTGCGCGCTGGACTACGACTGGCGCCCGGCGTGGCGGGTCGACCTGCTGCCGTCGTACAAGGCGCACCGGGTCGCCCCCGAGGGCGGCGAGGTCGTTCCGGACACTCTCTCCCCGCAGGTGCCGATGATCCTGGAGGTGCTGGCCGCGGTGGGCATCACAGCGGTCGGCGCAACCGGCTACGAGGCGGACGACGTGCTCGGCACCCTCTCGGTGACCCAGCCGGGTCCGGTCGAGGTGGTCTCCGGAGACCGGGACCTGTTCCAGCTCGTCGACGACGCCCGACCGGTACGGCTGCTCTACGTCGGGCGCGGTGTCGCCAAGCTCGACGACTGCGACGACGCGGCGGTGCGGGCCCGCTACGGCGTGCCGGCCGACCGGTACGCCGACTTCGCCGCGCTGCGCGGCGATCCGAGTGACGGGTTGCCCGGGGTGGCCGGCGTCGGCGACAAGACCGCCGCCCGGCTGATCGAGCGCTACGGCAGCATCGCCGGAATCCTGGCCGCGCTCGACGACTCCGACTCGTCCTTCGCACCGGGCCTGCGTGCCAAGCTGGTCGCGGCGCGCGACTATCTGGGCGTCGCGCCGACGGTGGTCCGGGTCGCCCTGGACGTGCCCCTGCCGGAGCTGCCCACCGCGCTGCCGACCGCGCCGGCCGACCCGGATCGGCTGCTCGAGCTCGCCCAACGATGGAACCTCGCCGGCTCGGCCCGCCGCCTGGTCGACGCCCTCGCCGCACCCCGTGGGCAGGAGATCCACTCGACATCCCCGCAACCGGGGTAA
- a CDS encoding CAP family protein — MRDGFADRTNDEFLQEVLSRVNELRARHGSSLLTLDPELVEYSKSRASFMAEKDNLTHEGLRSGTGENGAWAGASTGPTAGSGIAAVDSWYSEISNYAFATGKAIDSTKAIGHFTALVWKNTTKLGVGRVAGQGTKWWETYIVANFSPPGNMGGQYVMNVVPAS, encoded by the coding sequence ATGCGAGACGGATTCGCGGATCGAACCAACGACGAGTTCCTGCAAGAGGTGCTGAGCAGGGTCAACGAACTGCGGGCACGGCACGGATCGTCGCTGCTCACCCTCGACCCGGAGCTCGTGGAGTACTCGAAGTCGCGGGCGTCCTTCATGGCCGAGAAGGACAACCTCACCCACGAGGGTCTGCGATCGGGCACCGGTGAGAACGGGGCGTGGGCGGGTGCCTCGACTGGCCCCACGGCAGGCTCCGGGATCGCTGCCGTCGACTCCTGGTACAGCGAAATCAGCAACTACGCCTTCGCCACGGGCAAGGCCATCGACTCCACGAAGGCCATCGGGCATTTCACGGCACTGGTCTGGAAGAACACCACGAAGCTGGGTGTGGGGCGGGTCGCCGGCCAGGGCACGAAATGGTGGGAGACCTACATCGTGGCCAACTTCTCGCCGCCCGGAAACATGGGAGGCCAGTACGTGATGAACGTGGTGCCCGCGAGCTGA
- a CDS encoding winged helix-turn-helix transcriptional regulator produces MRREDLADADCGIAQALGVLGDWWTFLIVRDVAGGTTRFDALQRELGVSRRALTERLGALVEHGVLERRAYSRHPPRYDYLLTGKGEGLLPVLIALQDWGTRHLMGDGELTATADAGSAEARRAHDLIGRRLPEAVLPGLDGQPVSVAATGAWRVLYLFPGAYAPGTQDYPPAWSEIPGARGCTLESTTYAKRHPDFQAAGVRVYGISTQRPDQLADFAAYAGLPFPLLSDQDGRLAAGLLLPVFRAGGMTRFKRLTLLVDPTTVVRAVQFPVTDPAGSVDEMLTLVRAHQV; encoded by the coding sequence GTGCGGCGAGAGGATCTTGCCGATGCGGACTGCGGCATCGCGCAGGCGCTCGGCGTACTGGGGGACTGGTGGACGTTCCTCATCGTGCGCGACGTCGCCGGCGGAACGACGCGCTTCGACGCGCTGCAACGTGAGCTGGGCGTCAGCCGTCGGGCGCTGACCGAACGCCTCGGCGCGCTGGTCGAGCACGGCGTCCTGGAGCGCCGGGCGTACTCCCGGCACCCTCCGCGCTACGACTACCTGCTCACCGGCAAGGGCGAGGGGCTGCTGCCGGTGCTGATCGCCCTACAGGACTGGGGGACGAGGCATCTGATGGGCGACGGTGAGCTGACCGCGACGGCCGACGCCGGGTCTGCCGAGGCGCGCCGGGCGCACGACCTGATCGGGCGGCGGTTGCCCGAGGCCGTGCTGCCGGGCCTCGACGGTCAACCGGTGTCGGTGGCCGCGACGGGCGCCTGGCGCGTCCTCTATCTCTTCCCCGGGGCGTACGCGCCGGGGACGCAGGACTATCCGCCGGCCTGGTCGGAGATTCCCGGTGCCCGTGGCTGCACCCTGGAATCGACCACCTACGCCAAGCGGCACCCGGACTTCCAGGCCGCCGGGGTGCGGGTGTACGGGATCAGCACGCAACGCCCGGACCAGCTCGCCGACTTCGCCGCGTACGCCGGACTGCCGTTTCCCCTGCTGTCCGACCAGGACGGCCGGTTGGCCGCCGGGCTGCTGCTGCCCGTCTTCCGCGCCGGTGGGATGACCCGGTTCAAGCGGCTGACGCTGCTGGTCGACCCGACGACGGTGGTCCGAGCCGTGCAGTTCCCGGTCACCGACCCAGCGGGGTCGGTGGACGAGATGCTCACCCTGGTCCGCGCGCACCAGGTGTGA
- a CDS encoding glycosyl hydrolase family 18 protein codes for MSSPLRRALAAGLLALATAGATLTVTSTAAQAVVLPNNFKSVGYMPSWAGDVNAIQYNKLTHINYAFVLPNNDGSLRAVENPSKLSSLVSRAHSSNVKVSIAVGGWNDGNDSAFEALAANSGSRTNFVNNLVNFVNQYNLDGVDMDWEYPDPGASANNYTALMTQLGSAMHSRGKLLTAAVVSEGGSVQGVQTAVFNQVDWLNIMAYDGGSPHANYDWSINSINLWKARGLPASKAVLGIPFYSRPGYFTYSALVALDPANANRDCTTAGGAQQCYNGIPTVKRKTQWALANAGGVMNWELSQDTSGSTSLVSAMYDTIMGGTTPPPTGRTGQITGLGGKCIDVASASTANGAAVQLWSCNGTNAQTWTVASDSTLRALGKCADIASGSTANGAKVQLWDCNGSGAQVWQAQSNGTLRNPQSNKCLDASDNSSTDGTRLQIWDCFAGANQRWTLPA; via the coding sequence ATGTCCTCACCACTGCGCCGCGCCCTCGCCGCCGGCCTGCTCGCGCTGGCCACTGCCGGCGCCACCCTCACCGTCACCTCCACCGCCGCACAGGCCGTGGTGCTGCCGAACAACTTCAAGAGCGTCGGCTACATGCCATCCTGGGCCGGCGACGTCAACGCCATCCAGTACAACAAGCTCACCCACATCAACTACGCGTTCGTGCTGCCCAACAACGACGGCAGCCTGCGCGCGGTGGAGAACCCGAGCAAACTCTCCTCGCTGGTCTCCCGGGCGCACTCCAGCAACGTCAAGGTGTCGATCGCCGTCGGTGGCTGGAACGACGGCAACGACTCGGCCTTCGAGGCGCTCGCCGCCAACTCCGGCAGCCGCACCAACTTCGTCAACAACCTGGTCAACTTCGTCAACCAGTACAACCTCGACGGCGTCGACATGGACTGGGAATACCCCGACCCGGGCGCCTCGGCCAACAACTACACCGCGCTCATGACGCAGCTCGGCAGCGCGATGCACAGCCGCGGCAAGCTGCTCACCGCCGCCGTGGTCTCCGAGGGCGGCAGCGTCCAGGGCGTCCAGACGGCCGTGTTCAACCAGGTCGACTGGCTCAACATCATGGCGTACGACGGTGGCAGCCCGCACGCCAACTACGACTGGTCGATCAACAGCATCAACCTGTGGAAGGCCCGCGGCCTACCGGCCAGCAAGGCCGTCCTCGGCATCCCGTTCTACAGCCGTCCCGGTTACTTCACCTACTCGGCGCTCGTCGCGCTGGACCCGGCCAACGCCAACCGGGACTGCACCACCGCCGGCGGCGCGCAGCAGTGCTACAACGGCATCCCGACGGTGAAGCGCAAGACGCAGTGGGCGCTGGCCAACGCCGGCGGCGTGATGAACTGGGAGCTGTCGCAGGACACCAGCGGCTCGACCTCACTGGTCAGCGCCATGTACGACACCATCATGGGCGGCACCACCCCGCCGCCGACCGGTCGCACCGGCCAGATCACCGGCCTCGGCGGCAAGTGCATCGACGTGGCCTCGGCCAGCACCGCCAACGGCGCCGCCGTCCAGCTCTGGAGCTGCAACGGCACCAACGCGCAGACCTGGACCGTGGCCAGCGACAGCACCTTGCGCGCCCTCGGCAAGTGCGCCGACATCGCCAGCGGCTCCACCGCCAACGGTGCGAAGGTCCAGCTCTGGGACTGCAACGGCAGCGGCGCGCAGGTCTGGCAGGCGCAGTCCAACGGCACCCTGCGCAACCCGCAGTCGAACAAGTGCCTGGACGCCAGCGACAACAGCTCCACCGACGGCACCCGGCTACAGATCTGGGACTGCTTCGCCGGTGCCAACCAGCGCTGGACGCTCCCGGCCTGA
- a CDS encoding M24 family metallopeptidase — protein sequence MGIDELYPPDRLIAAQRAAAAAGLDALLLTPGSDLRYLTGYDAHAGERLTCLVLPAEGEPTLVVPRLERPAAEASPAPTTGVRIVDHVDGTDPCPLVVAALDGPVATVGLADRMWAEQVLGLRAALPYATQRLAGEVLRELRIRKSPAEVAALAEAGAAIDEVHLRMGEWLRPGRTEAEVATDIAAAIRAAGHVTVDFVIVAAGPNGASPHHGTSDRPIGVGEPVVVDIGGTMASGYRSDCTRTYLAGGAAPADFLDYYAVLRDAQRAAVEAVRPGITAAEADASARAPIAAAGYGPAFLHRTGHGIGLDGHEEPYLVAGNDRPLEAGMAFSIEPGIYLAGRHGARIEDIVVCTTDGVQQLNTTPTELIAL from the coding sequence GTGGGAATCGACGAGCTGTATCCGCCGGATCGGCTGATCGCCGCGCAGCGCGCGGCGGCCGCCGCCGGCCTGGACGCCCTGCTGCTCACACCCGGCTCCGACCTGCGGTATCTGACCGGGTACGACGCCCACGCGGGGGAGCGCCTGACCTGCCTGGTGCTGCCCGCCGAGGGCGAGCCGACCCTCGTCGTGCCCCGGCTCGAACGCCCGGCCGCCGAGGCGTCCCCGGCACCGACGACCGGGGTACGCATCGTCGACCACGTCGACGGCACCGACCCGTGCCCCCTGGTCGTCGCCGCCCTCGACGGCCCGGTCGCGACGGTCGGACTCGCCGACCGGATGTGGGCCGAGCAGGTCCTCGGCCTGCGCGCGGCGCTGCCCTACGCCACGCAACGGCTCGCCGGGGAGGTGCTGCGCGAGCTGCGGATCCGCAAGTCCCCGGCGGAGGTCGCGGCGCTCGCCGAGGCCGGCGCGGCGATCGACGAGGTGCACCTGCGGATGGGCGAGTGGCTGCGCCCCGGGCGCACCGAGGCCGAGGTCGCCACCGACATCGCCGCGGCGATCCGCGCCGCCGGGCACGTCACCGTCGACTTCGTCATCGTGGCGGCCGGGCCGAACGGAGCCAGCCCGCACCACGGCACCTCCGACCGGCCGATCGGCGTAGGTGAGCCGGTGGTGGTCGACATCGGTGGCACGATGGCGTCCGGCTACCGCTCGGACTGCACCCGCACCTACCTGGCGGGCGGAGCGGCGCCGGCCGACTTCCTGGACTACTACGCGGTGCTGCGCGACGCCCAGCGCGCCGCCGTCGAGGCGGTGCGGCCCGGGATCACCGCCGCGGAGGCCGACGCTTCAGCCCGGGCGCCGATCGCGGCCGCCGGCTACGGTCCCGCGTTCCTGCACCGCACCGGCCACGGCATCGGTCTGGACGGGCACGAGGAGCCGTACCTGGTGGCCGGCAACGACCGACCCCTCGAGGCCGGCATGGCGTTCTCCATCGAACCGGGCATCTACCTGGCGGGCCGGCACGGCGCCCGCATCGAGGACATCGTCGTCTGCACAACGGACGGCGTGCAACAGCTCAACACCACCCCCACGGAGCTCATCGCGCTATGA
- a CDS encoding acyl-CoA dehydrogenase family protein yields the protein MTVDRILPTDEAHDLLGLATELADRELAPKAAAFEERAEFPREVLRTLGRAGLLGLPYPEEYGGAAQPYEVYLQVLEILASRWLAVAEAVSVHTLSCYPVAAFGSDEQRKLLPDMLGGELLGAYCLSEPQGGSDAAALTTRADRDGDSYLVSGTKAWITHARTADFYNIFCRTSGPGPKGISCLLADAGTAGITPQAAERTMGLRASPVAQIAFDEARVPADRLIGGEGMGFTIAMSALDSGRLGIAACAVGLAQAALDYAVSYARERQQFGRSIIDFQGLGFLLADAATQISAARALTLAAARLRDAGRPYAIEAAKAKLFATDMAMRVTTDAVQVLGGAGYVADHPVERYMREAKVLQIVEGTNQIQRMVISRALAKD from the coding sequence ATGACTGTCGACCGGATCCTCCCCACCGACGAGGCCCACGACCTGCTGGGTCTCGCCACCGAGCTCGCCGACCGCGAGCTCGCGCCGAAGGCCGCGGCCTTCGAGGAACGCGCCGAGTTCCCCCGCGAGGTGCTGCGCACGCTGGGCCGCGCCGGCCTGCTCGGCCTGCCCTACCCCGAGGAGTACGGCGGCGCGGCGCAGCCGTACGAGGTGTACCTCCAGGTGCTGGAGATCCTTGCCAGCCGCTGGCTCGCGGTCGCCGAGGCGGTCAGCGTGCACACCCTGTCCTGCTACCCGGTGGCGGCGTTCGGCAGCGACGAGCAGCGCAAGCTGCTGCCGGACATGCTCGGTGGCGAGTTGCTGGGCGCGTACTGCCTCTCCGAGCCGCAGGGTGGCTCGGACGCGGCGGCACTGACCACCCGGGCGGATCGCGACGGCGACTCGTACCTGGTCTCCGGCACCAAGGCGTGGATCACCCACGCCCGGACGGCCGACTTCTACAACATCTTCTGCCGTACCTCGGGGCCCGGTCCGAAGGGAATCTCCTGCCTGCTCGCCGACGCGGGCACGGCCGGCATCACCCCGCAGGCGGCCGAGCGGACGATGGGGCTGCGCGCCTCCCCGGTGGCGCAGATCGCCTTCGACGAGGCGCGGGTGCCGGCCGACCGGCTGATCGGCGGCGAGGGGATGGGCTTCACCATCGCCATGTCCGCGCTGGACTCCGGCCGGCTGGGCATCGCCGCGTGCGCGGTCGGGCTGGCCCAGGCCGCCCTCGACTACGCGGTCTCCTACGCCCGGGAGCGGCAGCAGTTCGGGCGCTCCATCATCGACTTCCAGGGGCTGGGGTTCCTCCTCGCCGACGCGGCCACCCAGATCTCCGCCGCCCGCGCGCTGACCCTGGCGGCGGCCCGGCTGCGCGACGCCGGCCGCCCGTACGCGATCGAGGCGGCCAAGGCGAAGCTCTTCGCCACCGACATGGCGATGCGGGTGACCACCGACGCGGTGCAGGTCCTCGGCGGCGCCGGTTACGTGGCCGACCACCCGGTGGAGCGGTACATGCGCGAGGCGAAGGTGTTGCAGATCGTGGAGGGCACCAACCAGATCCAGCGGATGGTGATCTCCCGGGCGCTGGCCAAGGACTGA
- a CDS encoding Lrp/AsnC family transcriptional regulator: MEEIDRAIVAALTADGRLSYTDLAERVGLSVSAVHQRVRRLEQRGVLKGYAARVSFEALDLPLTAFVAIRPFDPSQPDDAPERLAHLPEIDSCYSVAGEDFYLLLVRVASPTDLERVLQEIRTSANVTTRTTVVLSTPYENRPPKISAGAPSRSRSRAPGEPAGSTAG; this comes from the coding sequence GTGGAGGAGATCGACCGCGCTATCGTCGCCGCGCTGACCGCCGACGGCCGTCTGTCGTACACCGACCTGGCCGAGCGGGTGGGGCTGTCGGTGTCCGCCGTGCACCAGCGGGTCCGCCGGCTGGAGCAGCGCGGGGTGCTCAAGGGGTACGCCGCCCGGGTGTCGTTCGAGGCGTTGGACCTGCCGCTGACCGCGTTCGTGGCGATCCGGCCGTTCGATCCGTCGCAGCCGGACGACGCCCCGGAGCGGCTGGCCCACCTACCGGAGATCGATTCCTGCTACTCGGTTGCGGGGGAGGACTTCTACCTGCTGCTGGTGCGGGTGGCCAGCCCCACGGACCTGGAGCGGGTGCTGCAGGAGATCCGTACCTCGGCGAACGTCACGACCCGGACGACTGTGGTGTTGTCCACGCCGTACGAGAACCGGCCGCCGAAGATCAGCGCTGGGGCGCCGAGTCGGTCGCGGTCCCGGGCGCCGGGGGAGCCGGCTGGTTCCACCGCAGGATGA
- a CDS encoding histidine phosphatase family protein produces MGELLLIRHGETTWSASLRHTSYTDLELTPDGERQARTLAAFLAGRRFVTVLASPRSRALRTAQLAGLTVDAVDEDLSEWNYGEYEGRTTVDIHDDNPHWNIWTDGCPGGESPAQVGERLDRVLARVTPLLDRGTVALVGHAHSLRVLGARWIGLPPSAGGRLRLETATVSALGHEHGRQVILRWNQPAPPAPGTATDSAPQR; encoded by the coding sequence ATGGGAGAGCTCCTGCTGATCCGGCACGGCGAGACCACCTGGAGCGCCAGCCTGCGGCACACCTCGTACACCGACCTGGAGCTGACCCCCGACGGCGAGCGACAGGCCCGCACCCTGGCCGCGTTCCTGGCCGGCCGGCGCTTCGTCACCGTGCTGGCCAGCCCCCGCTCCCGGGCGCTGCGCACCGCGCAGCTGGCCGGGCTCACCGTCGACGCCGTCGACGAGGACCTCAGCGAGTGGAACTACGGCGAATACGAGGGCCGCACCACAGTCGACATCCACGACGACAATCCGCACTGGAACATCTGGACCGACGGCTGCCCCGGCGGGGAGTCCCCCGCGCAGGTGGGCGAACGGCTCGACCGGGTGCTGGCCCGCGTCACCCCGCTGCTCGACCGGGGCACCGTCGCGCTGGTCGGGCACGCGCACAGCCTGCGGGTGCTCGGCGCCCGCTGGATCGGCCTGCCCCCGTCCGCCGGCGGACGGCTACGCCTGGAGACCGCCACGGTCAGCGCGCTCGGTCACGAACACGGCCGGCAGGTCATCCTGCGGTGGAACCAGCCGGCTCCCCCGGCGCCCGGGACCGCGACCGACTCGGCGCCCCAGCGCTGA
- a CDS encoding CsbD family protein, translating to MSFTEKAKNKAEQMAGAARERVGDMTDNERMRGEGASQQSDARAKQAGQNVKDAGRNVKDSFTK from the coding sequence ATGAGCTTCACCGAGAAGGCCAAGAACAAGGCTGAGCAGATGGCCGGCGCCGCGAGGGAGCGCGTCGGCGACATGACCGACAACGAGCGGATGCGTGGCGAGGGCGCCAGCCAGCAGAGCGACGCGCGCGCCAAGCAGGCCGGTCAGAACGTCAAGGACGCCGGTCGCAACGTGAAGGACTCCTTCACGAAGTGA
- a CDS encoding polysaccharide deacetylase family protein encodes MDHGPRTGAKVALTFDADMTDGMLASLRAGRVKSYANLRILDLLERERVPATFFLTGKWVQRYPDVTRRIAGNPRFELANHTYGHAAFTADCYDLPRLPVDKLAADVAKTFEVIEPYGGRQTRYFRFPGLCHDAAALDALAPLGVTVVDGDVVSGDPFATAWKPLVRAVLDHVHPGSVVIMHVTEANAAMTDEALPHILAGLRERGLVPAPLSEVLAEG; translated from the coding sequence GTGGATCACGGGCCCCGTACCGGTGCCAAGGTCGCGCTCACCTTCGACGCGGACATGACCGACGGAATGTTGGCCAGCCTGCGGGCCGGCCGAGTGAAGTCGTACGCGAACCTGCGCATCCTCGATCTGCTGGAGCGCGAGCGGGTGCCGGCGACGTTCTTCCTGACCGGCAAGTGGGTGCAGCGGTATCCGGACGTGACCCGGCGGATCGCCGGCAACCCGCGCTTCGAGTTGGCCAACCACACCTACGGGCACGCGGCGTTCACCGCCGACTGTTATGACCTGCCTCGGCTGCCGGTCGACAAGTTGGCCGCCGACGTGGCGAAGACGTTCGAGGTGATCGAGCCGTACGGGGGTCGGCAGACCCGGTACTTCCGGTTTCCGGGGTTGTGCCACGACGCGGCGGCGCTTGACGCGTTGGCGCCGCTGGGTGTGACGGTGGTCGACGGGGACGTAGTCAGCGGTGACCCGTTCGCGACGGCGTGGAAGCCGTTGGTGCGGGCGGTGTTGGACCACGTCCACCCCGGATCGGTGGTGATCATGCACGTGACCGAGGCGAACGCGGCGATGACCGATGAGGCGTTGCCGCACATCCTGGCCGGGTTGCGGGAGCGAGGGCTGGTGCCGGCGCCGTTGTCCGAGGTGCTGGCCGAGGGCTGA
- a CDS encoding NADP-dependent oxidoreductase, which translates to MFAVQYDRFGGPEVLHLGTTTPPRPRAGQIRIRVHAAGVSPVDVGLRSGRTPMSAQLPLPHIPGVDAAGIVDEIGDDVDGVTLGDHVFGIVELATLGGASAQFAVLQLWAHKPTTMPWAQAGAAGTSIETATRALDLLDLRPGMTLLVDGAAGGVGSTAVQLATARGVHVIGTARADNHNFLRQLGTTPVTYGPDLTTRLDALGVTRIDRALDVAGAGSLTELLHLTGDPTAVLTVADFTAPTHGVRLSMGQLAGEPDGRHGLPAAADLFTEGRFTVPIGAAFPLEKAADAHRTAEHGPRRGKIVLTVDDVRES; encoded by the coding sequence ATGTTCGCCGTGCAGTACGACCGGTTCGGCGGCCCCGAGGTACTCCACCTCGGCACCACCACCCCGCCACGGCCCCGGGCCGGCCAGATCCGCATCCGCGTCCACGCCGCCGGGGTCTCCCCCGTCGACGTCGGCCTCCGCTCCGGCCGCACCCCGATGAGCGCCCAACTGCCATTGCCACACATCCCCGGCGTCGACGCGGCCGGCATCGTCGACGAGATCGGCGACGACGTCGACGGGGTCACCCTCGGCGACCATGTCTTCGGCATCGTCGAGCTGGCCACACTCGGCGGCGCGAGCGCACAGTTCGCGGTACTACAGCTCTGGGCGCACAAGCCCACCACCATGCCGTGGGCCCAGGCGGGCGCGGCGGGCACCAGCATCGAAACCGCCACCCGTGCCCTCGACCTGCTGGACCTACGGCCCGGCATGACGCTCCTCGTCGACGGCGCCGCCGGTGGCGTCGGCAGCACCGCCGTCCAACTCGCCACCGCCCGCGGCGTCCACGTCATCGGCACCGCCCGCGCCGACAACCACAACTTCCTCCGCCAACTCGGGACGACACCTGTCACCTACGGCCCCGACCTCACCACCCGCCTCGACGCCCTGGGCGTGACCCGGATCGACCGCGCCCTCGACGTCGCCGGCGCCGGCTCCCTGACCGAGCTGCTCCACCTCACCGGCGACCCGACAGCGGTGCTCACAGTGGCCGACTTCACCGCCCCCACCCACGGCGTCCGCCTGTCCATGGGGCAACTGGCCGGCGAACCCGACGGCCGCCACGGCCTGCCCGCCGCAGCCGACCTCTTCACCGAGGGCCGGTTCACGGTGCCGATCGGGGCCGCCTTCCCCCTGGAGAAGGCGGCCGACGCACACCGGACGGCCGAGCACGGACCCCGCCGCGGCAAGATCGTCCTTACCGTCGACGACGTGCGGGAAAGCTGA